Proteins co-encoded in one endosymbiont 'TC1' of Trimyema compressum genomic window:
- the dnaX gene encoding DNA polymerase III subunit gamma/tau — MSYLALYRKWRPVDFKGLVGQDAIVRTLKNALTKERVSHAYLFSGVRGTGKTSTAKLLAKAVNCLNIQDGEPCNQCENCVKINEDIFMDIIEIDAASNRGIDEIRDLREKIKFHPVEGKVKVYIIDEVHMLTGEAFNALLKTLEEPPGHVVFILATTEPQKIPLTILSRCQRFDFHKIPNDILKNHLKMIGEDSGAEITEEALNLMTKLAGGGLRDGISLLDQCITSSDGTITGEQVAAVSGIVDDETLMNLLKTIGGGALSETIREYELLKEKGKSIGQLLKDLMEAFKNMLLLKTVKDASNYIMASEEAIIKYQEIGNLFSKKDLLKWVYTLGELESQLKYSTHPDILLEVTLVKGVSSELGEEIKASVEPKKEGTIIVEKSIVPEVNAEPISPVKVETAVEAVEGSTEVTIEERPIEAEFVEEEVEEAIVVMTEPVSEAVIVEGDVIALWESFLEAFKKAKPLSYPFYVEGEAVAIEDNKLFIAYDEKYTFHKERGETDKHRANAEAILSQVAGKPMKVVLQFQVAEVKKEVSVEDKIKDIFGEYVTFIDS; from the coding sequence ATGAGTTATTTAGCCTTATATAGAAAATGGAGACCAGTGGATTTCAAAGGGTTAGTTGGTCAGGATGCCATAGTAAGAACACTTAAAAATGCCTTGACTAAAGAACGGGTTAGCCATGCTTATCTTTTTTCAGGTGTTCGTGGTACTGGGAAGACCAGTACGGCTAAACTCCTTGCTAAAGCAGTTAATTGCTTGAATATACAGGATGGAGAGCCATGTAATCAATGTGAGAATTGTGTCAAAATTAACGAAGATATTTTTATGGATATTATTGAGATTGATGCGGCTTCTAATAGAGGTATTGATGAGATTAGAGACTTAAGAGAAAAAATTAAGTTTCATCCTGTAGAAGGTAAAGTTAAAGTTTATATTATTGATGAGGTTCATATGTTGACAGGCGAAGCTTTTAATGCTCTTTTGAAAACTTTAGAAGAGCCACCTGGTCATGTAGTGTTTATTTTAGCAACTACAGAACCTCAAAAGATTCCTTTGACTATTCTTTCAAGATGCCAGCGTTTTGATTTTCATAAAATACCTAACGATATTTTGAAAAATCATCTTAAAATGATTGGTGAAGATTCAGGAGCGGAAATTACTGAAGAAGCTTTAAATTTAATGACAAAGCTTGCTGGTGGTGGTTTAAGAGATGGCATAAGCTTGTTGGATCAGTGTATTACTTCTTCTGATGGTACTATTACTGGCGAACAAGTAGCAGCAGTTTCTGGTATTGTAGATGATGAAACATTAATGAATCTATTAAAAACCATTGGTGGAGGAGCTCTATCTGAAACTATTAGAGAATATGAGCTTTTAAAAGAAAAAGGAAAAAGCATCGGCCAATTATTGAAAGATTTAATGGAAGCTTTTAAAAATATGCTTTTATTAAAAACAGTTAAGGATGCTTCAAATTATATTATGGCTTCTGAGGAAGCCATTATTAAGTATCAAGAAATTGGTAATTTATTTAGTAAAAAAGATTTGTTAAAGTGGGTTTATACTTTAGGTGAGTTAGAGAGCCAATTAAAGTACAGTACCCATCCAGATATTCTATTAGAAGTAACTTTAGTGAAAGGTGTTTCTAGTGAATTAGGGGAAGAGATTAAGGCAAGTGTTGAACCTAAAAAAGAGGGAACTATAATTGTGGAGAAGTCTATTGTGCCAGAGGTTAATGCTGAACCTATTTCTCCTGTAAAGGTAGAAACAGCAGTGGAAGCAGTTGAGGGATCTACTGAAGTGACTATTGAGGAAAGACCTATTGAGGCTGAATTTGTAGAAGAAGAGGTTGAGGAAGCAATTGTTGTTATGACAGAGCCAGTAAGTGAGGCAGTTATTGTAGAAGGTGATGTAATTGCCCTCTGGGAAAGCTTTTTAGAAGCTTTTAAGAAGGCTAAACCATTAAGCTATCCGTTCTATGTAGAAGGAGAAGCTGTAGCCATAGAAGACAATAAGTTGTTTATAGCTTATGATGAGAAGTACACTTTTCATAAGGAACGGGGCGAGACGGATAAGCATAGGGCTAATGCAGAAGCAATTTTAAGTCAAGTGGCAGGAAAACCTATGAAAGTAGTGCTTCAGTTTCAGGTAGCAGAAGTTAAAAAAGAAGTTTCTGTAGAGGATAAAATTAAAGATATCTTCGGAGAATATGTTACTTTTATTGATTCTTAA
- a CDS encoding WxL domain-containing protein, producing the protein MRFLIILFLIQRQYNKNCKFFLKSSDNYQLIVADNRGLKDGYSVTVQATKMKRSDGVRVLVGNNIKLTNPTVTPIDNTVSTLYSPTVNESFYVDAVDLNGNSIPTVVEIAPAKKAGLSVGWTVTWNDSHISLNTAPGVAAVGNYQTIITWTLNDVPEK; encoded by the coding sequence CGGCAGTACAACAAAAACTGTAAATTTTTTTTAAAAAGTAGTGATAACTATCAATTGATTGTTGCTGATAATAGAGGATTAAAAGATGGATATAGCGTAACTGTCCAAGCTACAAAAATGAAAAGATCTGATGGTGTTCGTGTATTAGTTGGTAACAATATTAAGCTAACTAATCCGACAGTAACTCCAATAGATAATACAGTTTCTACTCTATATTCTCCCACAGTTAATGAATCTTTTTATGTTGATGCTGTTGACTTAAATGGAAATTCAATTCCAACGGTTGTGGAAATAGCTCCAGCAAAAAAAGCGGGGCTATCAGTTGGTTGGACAGTGACTTGGAATGATAGCCATATTAGTTTAAATACAGCTCCAGGGGTAGCAGCTGTGGGAAATTATCAGACTATCATCACTTGGACCTTAAATGACGTTCCAGAGAAGTGA
- the glmU gene encoding bifunctional UDP-N-acetylglucosamine diphosphorylase/glucosamine-1-phosphate N-acetyltransferase GlmU — protein MKTGAIILGAGKGTRMNSDLPKVLHCIMNKPLIEYVRENVEPLIDTKPVVVIGHEGEKVQDYFKKSVSYAWQKQQLGTGDAVKWGLKEIKDEETVFVLCGDTPLLQKETLEKMKEEHLAENRSATVLTAILEDSTGYGRICKDETGAFSLIVEEKDATLEERKIKEVNSGTYLFEKGALEKALLDLDTDNAQGEFYLTDVLEIMKSEDKNVGVYTLDDETEIKGINNRVQLAEAAKMLRDHINCIWMEKGVTLEDPNTAYIGSQVILDKDVIIGTNVHLEGKTSIGKNTIVGNNSTIENCIVGESADICESILLDSKIGDGCLIGPFAYIRPGSHLGNCVKVGDFVELKKTKVGNGSKIPHHSYIGDSKVGEKVNIGAGTITCNYDGEFKYETIIENGAFVGSNTNLVAPIVIGEAAYVGAGSTITKDVPSRSLSIARSRQKNIEDWNKK, from the coding sequence ATGAAAACAGGAGCAATTATTTTAGGAGCAGGCAAAGGAACCAGAATGAATTCTGATTTGCCTAAAGTGCTTCATTGTATTATGAATAAACCCCTTATTGAATATGTTAGGGAAAATGTTGAGCCTTTAATTGATACTAAGCCAGTAGTGGTTATTGGTCATGAAGGTGAAAAAGTTCAAGACTATTTTAAGAAATCTGTTTCCTATGCTTGGCAAAAACAGCAATTGGGAACAGGAGATGCTGTAAAGTGGGGATTGAAAGAAATTAAGGACGAAGAAACTGTTTTTGTATTATGTGGTGATACCCCTTTATTGCAAAAAGAGACTTTAGAAAAAATGAAAGAAGAGCACTTAGCTGAAAACAGAAGTGCTACTGTATTAACTGCTATTTTGGAAGACAGTACAGGTTACGGTAGAATTTGTAAGGATGAGACAGGTGCTTTTAGTCTTATTGTAGAAGAAAAAGATGCTACTTTAGAAGAAAGAAAAATTAAGGAAGTTAACTCAGGTACCTATTTATTTGAAAAAGGTGCTCTGGAAAAAGCTTTACTTGACTTAGATACAGATAATGCTCAAGGTGAGTTTTACTTAACTGATGTTTTAGAAATTATGAAGTCTGAGGATAAAAATGTAGGTGTTTATACACTGGATGATGAAACTGAAATTAAAGGTATTAATAATAGGGTACAATTAGCAGAAGCTGCTAAAATGCTTAGAGACCATATTAATTGTATTTGGATGGAAAAAGGAGTAACTTTAGAAGATCCAAACACTGCTTATATTGGGTCTCAAGTTATTTTAGATAAGGATGTTATTATTGGTACCAATGTGCATTTAGAAGGCAAAACCAGCATTGGCAAGAATACTATTGTTGGCAATAATTCAACAATTGAGAATTGTATAGTTGGTGAAAGCGCTGACATATGCGAGTCAATTTTACTAGATAGCAAAATTGGAGATGGTTGCTTAATTGGACCTTTTGCTTATATTCGTCCGGGTAGTCATTTAGGAAATTGTGTAAAAGTTGGAGACTTTGTTGAACTTAAGAAAACCAAAGTAGGCAATGGTTCTAAAATTCCACACCACAGCTATATTGGAGATAGTAAAGTTGGAGAAAAAGTAAATATTGGAGCAGGCACCATTACTTGTAACTATGATGGTGAGTTTAAATATGAAACTATTATTGAGAATGGAGCATTTGTTGGTAGTAATACAAACTTAGTGGCACCAATAGTCATTGGTGAAGCAGCCTATGTAGGAGCAGGTTCAACAATTACTAAAGATGTGCCAAGCAGAAGTTTAAGCATTGCTAGAAGCAGACAAAAGAATATTGAGGATTGGAATAAGAAATAA
- the pth gene encoding aminoacyl-tRNA hydrolase: MKLIVGLGNIGREYANTRHNIGFMMLNALSEAWDFSFKEESKFKGDLGVAQIGGEKVFFLKPSTYMNLSGEATDKVVNYYSITEENILVVYDDMDLAIGESRFKKKGSSGGQKGMGNIIECLGTKEIPRLKIGIGKRPPERNGKDYVLSAFSNEEQKAVNEVIKRSIDGVLFFIKEGIEKTMNEKNGK; this comes from the coding sequence ATGAAGCTTATTGTAGGATTGGGAAATATTGGAAGAGAATATGCAAATACTAGGCATAACATTGGATTTATGATGTTAAATGCTTTAAGTGAAGCTTGGGATTTTTCTTTTAAAGAAGAAAGTAAATTTAAAGGGGACCTAGGCGTAGCGCAGATAGGTGGGGAAAAAGTGTTTTTTCTAAAACCCAGCACCTATATGAATTTAAGTGGAGAAGCTACTGACAAAGTAGTTAATTACTACAGTATTACAGAAGAGAATATTTTAGTAGTTTATGATGATATGGATTTAGCTATTGGTGAAAGCCGTTTTAAAAAGAAAGGTAGTTCTGGTGGTCAAAAAGGTATGGGCAATATTATTGAATGTCTAGGCACTAAAGAAATTCCTCGTTTAAAAATTGGCATTGGTAAAAGACCGCCTGAGCGGAATGGTAAAGATTATGTTCTAAGTGCTTTTTCAAACGAAGAACAAAAGGCAGTTAATGAAGTGATTAAAAGGTCTATTGATGGGGTTTTATTCTTTATTAAAGAGGGAATTGAAAAAACTATGAATGAGAAGAATGGGAAATAG
- a CDS encoding leucine-rich repeat domain-containing protein — MQALPEGEWTNLSILNISYCNLSSLPSTIGTWSNLTIISVSNNSLTVLPDSIRNLTKLRLLNLSYNRLTTLPDFIGDLVNLEHLDFSDNQIGSIPVSFNNLVKWKLLIGDYDMLDQKITLPAKELVGSTFILTSPINALGELVLPDPSLAGEYTVDGNDITWNNLTKDTNSVSFSFDTSIQIAGQSRRFSGTAIQPLMHDLTAPPAPIVNQINGGAEVVINGNGEAKTVINIIVNKGTTKEKPYSCTTDADGNFSIIVDKLQENDSVSVSNTDLAGNISPTTDVIVPTSWSIMIDKNINLNLTNRTATSPIKIVPNNNMLPSDYEHLKIAVKVRSDNGFKLISANTNSKFVTYSV; from the coding sequence TTGCAAGCATTACCTGAGGGAGAATGGACTAATCTTTCGATTTTAAACATAAGCTACTGTAATTTGTCTTCATTGCCATCAACAATAGGAACATGGTCCAATTTAACGATTATAAGTGTTTCTAACAATTCTTTAACAGTGTTACCAGATTCTATTAGGAATTTAACTAAGTTAAGGTTGCTAAATCTAAGTTATAACCGTTTAACAACATTACCTGATTTTATAGGTGATTTGGTTAATTTAGAACACCTTGATTTTTCCGATAATCAAATAGGAAGCATTCCTGTTTCTTTTAACAACTTGGTAAAGTGGAAACTATTAATAGGTGATTATGATATGCTTGATCAAAAAATTACTCTTCCGGCTAAAGAGTTAGTTGGATCTACATTTATTTTAACATCTCCTATTAATGCATTAGGGGAGCTAGTTCTTCCCGACCCATCATTAGCAGGAGAATACACAGTAGATGGAAATGATATTACATGGAACAATTTAACAAAAGACACAAATTCTGTCAGTTTTTCATTTGATACATCTATACAAATAGCTGGCCAAAGCAGACGTTTTTCGGGAACTGCCATACAACCATTAATGCATGATTTAACAGCACCACCAGCACCCATAGTTAATCAAATTAATGGGGGGGCGGAAGTGGTCATAAATGGTAATGGAGAAGCCAAAACAGTAATTAATATTATTGTGAATAAAGGGACTACAAAAGAAAAGCCCTATTCATGCACAACAGATGCAGATGGGAATTTTTCTATCATTGTAGATAAGCTACAAGAAAATGATTCGGTGAGTGTCAGCAATACAGATTTAGCAGGAAATATATCGCCTACAACAGATGTCATTGTTCCTACTTCATGGAGTATAATGATTGATAAAAATATTAATTTAAATCTCACTAATCGAACAGCAACATCTCCAATAAAAATTGTACCTAATAACAATATGCTGCCTTCCGATTATGAACATTTAAAAATAGCAGTAAAAGTTAGGTCAGATAATGGTTTTAAGTTAATAAGTGCCAATACAAATTCAAAATTTGTAACATATTCCGTATGA
- a CDS encoding ribose-phosphate diphosphokinase — protein MYKNVKIFTGNANPELAKDIAECLDLPLGKSVVGRFSDGETSLQIGESVRGADVFIVQPTSQPVNEHLMELLILTDAIRRASARRITVVMPYYGYARQERKSKARDPITAKLVANLLVAAGARRILSIDLHANAIQGFFDIPFDHLPGAFILAKHYRALKLKNACVVSPDLGGVTRARNIANRIGAEFAIIEKRRPKANVAEVLNVLGDVEGKDCIMVDDMIDTAGTITKGAELLKKFGAKTVRACCTHPVLSGPAIEKIMDSVLDEVVVTNTIALPPEKLVSKLKVLSVAPFIARAIACIYDDRSVSELIK, from the coding sequence ATGTATAAAAATGTAAAAATTTTTACAGGGAATGCAAATCCTGAGTTGGCAAAAGATATAGCAGAATGTTTAGATTTACCATTAGGCAAATCAGTAGTAGGACGTTTTAGCGATGGGGAAACTTCTCTTCAGATTGGCGAAAGTGTAAGAGGGGCAGATGTTTTTATTGTTCAGCCTACCTCTCAGCCAGTAAATGAACATTTAATGGAATTATTGATTTTAACAGATGCAATTCGCAGAGCATCCGCTCGTAGAATTACTGTAGTAATGCCATATTATGGTTATGCTAGACAGGAAAGAAAGTCGAAAGCTAGGGATCCGATTACAGCAAAATTAGTAGCAAACTTATTGGTAGCAGCAGGAGCAAGACGTATTTTATCAATTGATTTACATGCCAATGCTATCCAAGGTTTTTTTGACATTCCTTTTGACCACCTACCAGGTGCATTTATATTAGCAAAACATTATAGAGCCTTAAAGCTTAAAAATGCTTGTGTTGTATCACCGGATTTAGGTGGGGTAACAAGAGCCAGAAATATAGCAAATCGCATTGGTGCGGAATTTGCAATTATTGAAAAAAGAAGACCAAAAGCCAATGTAGCCGAAGTACTAAATGTATTAGGTGATGTAGAAGGCAAAGATTGTATTATGGTTGATGATATGATTGATACAGCTGGAACCATTACAAAGGGAGCAGAACTTCTGAAGAAGTTTGGCGCTAAAACAGTGAGAGCTTGCTGTACACATCCGGTGCTATCTGGTCCAGCTATTGAGAAAATTATGGATTCTGTTTTAGATGAAGTTGTTGTTACCAATACAATTGCTTTACCACCTGAAAAACTGGTTAGCAAACTCAAAGTACTTTCAGTTGCACCATTTATAGCCCGTGCAATTGCTTGTATTTATGATGATAGAAGCGTAAGTGAATTAATTAAATAA